A genomic window from Labrus bergylta chromosome 7, fLabBer1.1, whole genome shotgun sequence includes:
- the rab3il1 gene encoding guanine nucleotide exchange factor for Rab-3A: MVNEANVKQAGAEKQLKEAQGKIDVLQAEVTALKTLVLTSTPSSPNRQLHPQLQSPGTRGAHKHVGGHIRNKSASGAFPPSSGKPEPSSVSIPHATKEDREMDSILYAEFLTWKEKSSLDRSSAFLSRIYREDIGPCLSFTRSELSQLVQSAVENNLLTIEPVAMSALPMVKASAVECGGPKKCALSGMSRLCRHRIKLGDKGSYYYISPSSRARITAVCNFFTYIRYIQQGLVRHDAEQMFWEVMRLRREMTVAKLGFYPTDQG, from the exons ATGGTGAATGAAGCGAATGTCAAACAAGCTGGAGCAGAGAAGCAGTTAAAGGAGGCTCAGGGAAAG ATTGATGTTCTACAAGCAGAGGTGACGGCGCTTAAGACTCTGGTATTGACGTCGACACCTTCTTCACCGAACCGCCAACTGCATCCACAGCTGCAGTCTCCAGGAACCAGGGGAGCCCACAAACACGTTGGCGGTCACATCCGTAACAAAAGCGCGAGCGGCGCGTTTCCACCTTCATCCGGAAAACCAGAACCTTCCTCAGTTTCCATTCCGCATGCGACCAAAGAGGACCGAGAG ATGGACTCAATTCTGTACGCCGAGTTTTTGACGTGGAAGGAAAAGTCAAGTCTAGACCGTTCCTCTGCCTTCTTGAGTCGCATCTACAGAGAGGACATTGGACCCTGCCTCTCCTTCACAAGATCTGAG CTGTCGCAGCTCGTGCAGAGTGCAGTGGAAAACAACTTACTGACCATCGAGCCTGTGGCCATGTCAGCGTTACCGATGGTGAAAGCCTCAGCTGTTGAGTGTGGAGGCCCGAA AAAATGTGCGTTGAGTGGCATGTCGCGCCTGTGCCGACACCGCATTAAACTTGGAGACAAGGGGAGCTACTATTACATTTCCCCGTCCAGTCGAGCACGG ATCACGGCTGTTTGCAATTTCTTTACTTATATCCGCTACATCCAGCAGGGCTTGGTGAGACATGACG CGGAGCAGATGTTCTGGGAGGTGATGCGTCTCCGTAGAGAGATGACTGTGGCGAAGTTAGGTTTCTACCCCACAGACCAGGGCTAG
- the epx gene encoding thyroid peroxidase isoform X2 — MVYTHTMTIPSPHELLSEGDVENLLQATGCSTELQRPSCDTDCLSNRYRSLTGECNNRRHPRWGAANIPYSRWLPPEYEDEWGMPRGWDPEHTYHNTTLPPVRLVSQEVLFTHNDNISLDSTLSHLLVEWGQWIDHDIVLTPQSPSTASFRNGADCTRTCSRDTPCFPIQIPLSDPRYGIQSCMPFFRSAPSCVSGILSHRQREQLNAITSFVDASMVYGSSTSLASALRNHSSPLGMMAHNSQHLDQELAYMPFLPRLQAHLDPCGPRNSTTSGEWDRSTHQKNTTSCFHAGDSRANEHLGMIALHTLFLREHNRLVKELHLLNPHWSPDTLYQEARKILGAIHQILTWNHYLPLVLGEITMPHLMPPYEGYNPEVDPSIANAFAAAAFRFAHVTVHPVVNRLGPGYTTDSQHAPLPLHHSLFASWRVIQEGGIDPVLRGLLLSPAKLQTPGQMMVEELTERLFQAQGGMPLDLGALNLQRGRDHGLPGYCSWRKFCSLSVPNTTSELAEILSNFTLAHKLQLLYGTPHNIDVWVGAISEPALPGGRVGPLLSCLLARQFRALRDGDRFWWEREGLFTSTQRRHLHSVSLSRIICDNSHITHVPADPFSRTERPEDMLACSHPLISKLDISPWKEPDTDPSCGPIPRIQSGYSLLCDSAILYQCRAGFKLLGSSSVKCDPNSQQWSPKPPTCEDINECEEQSSLCQQNLECLNTPGSFICSEPFSQSAVSVVTAVIVVIGGVAVLLLIMFCYRRYFPKKEELINAACCQGQS; from the exons ATGGTCTACACCCACACTATGACGATACCAAGTCCTCATG AGCTTCTGAGTGAAGGAGATGTGGAGAACCTGCTGCAGGCGACAGGCTGCTCCACTGAGCTTCAAAGACCCAGCTGTGACACTGACTGTCTATCAAATCGCTACAGATCCCTCACAGGAGAGTGCAACAACAG AAGGCATCCCAGATGGGGGGCTGCAAACATCCCTTACTCCCGCTGGCTGCCTCCAGAGTATGAGGATGAGTGGGGAATGCCCAGAGGCTGGGATCCAGAGCACACCTACCATAACACCACTCTGCCTCCG GTGCGGCTGGTGTCTCAGGAGGTGCTGTTCACTCACAATGACAACATCTCTCTAGACTCCACATTGTCCCACCTGCTGGTCGAGTGGGGTCAGTGGATAGACCATGACATAGTGCTGACACCTCAAAGCCCCAGTACAGCTTCGTTCAGAAACGGAGCTGACTGCACACGCACCTGCAGTCGGGACACACCTTGCTTCCCCATACAG ATCCCTCTATCAGATCCTCGCTATGGCATCCAGAGCTGTATGCCTTTCTTCCGCTCTGCTCCCAGCTGTGTCTCTGGAATCTTATCTCACCGCCAGCGAGAGCAGCTCAACGCCATCACCTCCTTTGTAGATGCAAGCATGGTGTATGGCAGCTCCACCAGCCTGGCTTCGGCTCTGAGAaaccactcctctcctctgggcATGATGGCCCATAACTCCCAGCACTTGGACCAGGAGCTCGCCTACATGCCATTCCTGCCTCGCCTGCAGGCTCACCTGGACCCATGTGGCCCTCGAAACTCCACCACTTCAGGGGAGTGGGACAGATCGACGCATCAGAAGAATACCACATCCTGCTTTCATGCTG GTGATTCAAGAGCCAATGAGCATCTGGGAATGATCGCCCTGCACACGCTGTTTCTGAGAGAGCACAACCGGTTGGTAAAAGAGCTGCACCTGCTCAACCCTCACTGGAGTCCTGACACCCTTTATCAGGAAGCCCGCAAGATTTTGGGAGCCATTCATCAG ATCCTAACTTGGAACCACTACTTACCGCTGGTCCTCGGTGAGATCACCATGCCTCATCTGATGCCACCCTATGAGGGTTACAATCCCGAGGTGGATCCCAGCATTGCTAACGCCTTTGCGGCTGCTGCATTTCGATTTGCCCATGTGACAGTGCATCCTGTTGTAAACAGGCTGGGACCAGGATACACTACTGACTCCCAACATGCCCCACTGCCTCTGCACCACTCACTGTTTGCTTCTTGGAGGGTTATACAGGAAG gTGGTATAGACCCTGTCCTGCGCGGCCTGCTGCTGTCTCCCGCCAAACTGCAGACACCAGGTCAAATGATGGTGGAGGAGCTGACAGAAAGGCTGTTTCAGGCACAAGGCGGGATGCCTCTGGACCTCGGGGCCCTTAACCTTCAGAGAGGCCGCGATCACGGCCTGCCAG GATACTGCTCATGGAGAAAgttctgcagcctctctgtTCCCAACACTACATCTGAACTGGCTGAAATTTTGAGTAACTTCACCTTGGCTCACAAACTCCAGCTCCTGTATGGGACACCACACAATATTGATGTGTGGGTAGGGGCCATCTCTGAGCCCGCTCTACCTGGAGGTCGAGTCGGCCCACTGCTGTCCTGCCTGCTGGCGAGACAATTCAGAGCACTGAGGGACGGGGacag GTTTTGGTGGGAGAGGGAAGGCTTGTTCACCAGCACCCAGAGGAGACACCTCCACTCCGTTTCTCTGTCCCGCATCATTTGTGACAACAGCCACATCACTCACGTCCCTGCTGACCCGTTCTCACGTACGGAGAGACCAGAGGACATGCTGGCCTGTTCACACCCGCTCATCTCCAAACTCGACATCAGCCCATGGAAAGAACCTGACACAG ACCCCAGCTGTGGGCCAATTCCCAGGATTCAATCCGGCTACTCTCTCCTCTGTGACTCGGCGATTTTGTACCAGTGTCGCGCTGGCTTCAAACTGTTGGGATCTTCATCTGTCAAGTGTGATCCTAACAGCCAGCAGTGGAGCCCCAAACCCCCCACATGTGAAG ATATTAATGAATGTGAAGAACAAAGTTCTCTTTGCCAACAAAACCTGGAGTGCCTCAACACACCAGGCTCCTTCATCTGCTCAG AGCCCTTCTCGCAGTCAGCTGTCTCTGTGGTCACCGCAGTGATTGTAGTGATCGGTGGTgtggctgtgctgctgctgatcaTGTTCTGTTATCGAAG ATACTTCCCAAAGAAAGAAGAGTTAATAAATGCAGCGTGTTGTCAGGGGCAAAGTTAA
- the epx gene encoding eosinophil peroxidase isoform X1 has protein sequence MDRAPMVSVCLLGLALILLSFSEHASMDAVSQNNSGVSETVYPGSVFVKEALQRAIKLTDAAYARTSERVKKSLSEGALRPNDLLAQFKQTEARTRTQIWAAELLDNTVELIREMVYTHTMTIPSPHELLSEGDVENLLQATGCSTELQRPSCDTDCLSNRYRSLTGECNNRRHPRWGAANIPYSRWLPPEYEDEWGMPRGWDPEHTYHNTTLPPVRLVSQEVLFTHNDNISLDSTLSHLLVEWGQWIDHDIVLTPQSPSTASFRNGADCTRTCSRDTPCFPIQIPLSDPRYGIQSCMPFFRSAPSCVSGILSHRQREQLNAITSFVDASMVYGSSTSLASALRNHSSPLGMMAHNSQHLDQELAYMPFLPRLQAHLDPCGPRNSTTSGEWDRSTHQKNTTSCFHAGDSRANEHLGMIALHTLFLREHNRLVKELHLLNPHWSPDTLYQEARKILGAIHQILTWNHYLPLVLGEITMPHLMPPYEGYNPEVDPSIANAFAAAAFRFAHVTVHPVVNRLGPGYTTDSQHAPLPLHHSLFASWRVIQEGGIDPVLRGLLLSPAKLQTPGQMMVEELTERLFQAQGGMPLDLGALNLQRGRDHGLPGYCSWRKFCSLSVPNTTSELAEILSNFTLAHKLQLLYGTPHNIDVWVGAISEPALPGGRVGPLLSCLLARQFRALRDGDRFWWEREGLFTSTQRRHLHSVSLSRIICDNSHITHVPADPFSRTERPEDMLACSHPLISKLDISPWKEPDTDPSCGPIPRIQSGYSLLCDSAILYQCRAGFKLLGSSSVKCDPNSQQWSPKPPTCEDINECEEQSSLCQQNLECLNTPGSFICSEPFSQSAVSVVTAVIVVIGGVAVLLLIMFCYRRYFPKKEELINAACCQGQS, from the exons GGTGAAGAAGTCTCTGTCCGAAGGAGCTTTAAGACCCAATGACCTGCTGGCTCAGTTTAAACAGACTGAAGCCAGAACCAGGACACAGATCTGGGCTGCCGAACTGCTGGACAACACAGTGGAGCTGATCAGAGAGATGGTCTACACCCACACTATGACGATACCAAGTCCTCATG AGCTTCTGAGTGAAGGAGATGTGGAGAACCTGCTGCAGGCGACAGGCTGCTCCACTGAGCTTCAAAGACCCAGCTGTGACACTGACTGTCTATCAAATCGCTACAGATCCCTCACAGGAGAGTGCAACAACAG AAGGCATCCCAGATGGGGGGCTGCAAACATCCCTTACTCCCGCTGGCTGCCTCCAGAGTATGAGGATGAGTGGGGAATGCCCAGAGGCTGGGATCCAGAGCACACCTACCATAACACCACTCTGCCTCCG GTGCGGCTGGTGTCTCAGGAGGTGCTGTTCACTCACAATGACAACATCTCTCTAGACTCCACATTGTCCCACCTGCTGGTCGAGTGGGGTCAGTGGATAGACCATGACATAGTGCTGACACCTCAAAGCCCCAGTACAGCTTCGTTCAGAAACGGAGCTGACTGCACACGCACCTGCAGTCGGGACACACCTTGCTTCCCCATACAG ATCCCTCTATCAGATCCTCGCTATGGCATCCAGAGCTGTATGCCTTTCTTCCGCTCTGCTCCCAGCTGTGTCTCTGGAATCTTATCTCACCGCCAGCGAGAGCAGCTCAACGCCATCACCTCCTTTGTAGATGCAAGCATGGTGTATGGCAGCTCCACCAGCCTGGCTTCGGCTCTGAGAaaccactcctctcctctgggcATGATGGCCCATAACTCCCAGCACTTGGACCAGGAGCTCGCCTACATGCCATTCCTGCCTCGCCTGCAGGCTCACCTGGACCCATGTGGCCCTCGAAACTCCACCACTTCAGGGGAGTGGGACAGATCGACGCATCAGAAGAATACCACATCCTGCTTTCATGCTG GTGATTCAAGAGCCAATGAGCATCTGGGAATGATCGCCCTGCACACGCTGTTTCTGAGAGAGCACAACCGGTTGGTAAAAGAGCTGCACCTGCTCAACCCTCACTGGAGTCCTGACACCCTTTATCAGGAAGCCCGCAAGATTTTGGGAGCCATTCATCAG ATCCTAACTTGGAACCACTACTTACCGCTGGTCCTCGGTGAGATCACCATGCCTCATCTGATGCCACCCTATGAGGGTTACAATCCCGAGGTGGATCCCAGCATTGCTAACGCCTTTGCGGCTGCTGCATTTCGATTTGCCCATGTGACAGTGCATCCTGTTGTAAACAGGCTGGGACCAGGATACACTACTGACTCCCAACATGCCCCACTGCCTCTGCACCACTCACTGTTTGCTTCTTGGAGGGTTATACAGGAAG gTGGTATAGACCCTGTCCTGCGCGGCCTGCTGCTGTCTCCCGCCAAACTGCAGACACCAGGTCAAATGATGGTGGAGGAGCTGACAGAAAGGCTGTTTCAGGCACAAGGCGGGATGCCTCTGGACCTCGGGGCCCTTAACCTTCAGAGAGGCCGCGATCACGGCCTGCCAG GATACTGCTCATGGAGAAAgttctgcagcctctctgtTCCCAACACTACATCTGAACTGGCTGAAATTTTGAGTAACTTCACCTTGGCTCACAAACTCCAGCTCCTGTATGGGACACCACACAATATTGATGTGTGGGTAGGGGCCATCTCTGAGCCCGCTCTACCTGGAGGTCGAGTCGGCCCACTGCTGTCCTGCCTGCTGGCGAGACAATTCAGAGCACTGAGGGACGGGGacag GTTTTGGTGGGAGAGGGAAGGCTTGTTCACCAGCACCCAGAGGAGACACCTCCACTCCGTTTCTCTGTCCCGCATCATTTGTGACAACAGCCACATCACTCACGTCCCTGCTGACCCGTTCTCACGTACGGAGAGACCAGAGGACATGCTGGCCTGTTCACACCCGCTCATCTCCAAACTCGACATCAGCCCATGGAAAGAACCTGACACAG ACCCCAGCTGTGGGCCAATTCCCAGGATTCAATCCGGCTACTCTCTCCTCTGTGACTCGGCGATTTTGTACCAGTGTCGCGCTGGCTTCAAACTGTTGGGATCTTCATCTGTCAAGTGTGATCCTAACAGCCAGCAGTGGAGCCCCAAACCCCCCACATGTGAAG ATATTAATGAATGTGAAGAACAAAGTTCTCTTTGCCAACAAAACCTGGAGTGCCTCAACACACCAGGCTCCTTCATCTGCTCAG AGCCCTTCTCGCAGTCAGCTGTCTCTGTGGTCACCGCAGTGATTGTAGTGATCGGTGGTgtggctgtgctgctgctgatcaTGTTCTGTTATCGAAG ATACTTCCCAAAGAAAGAAGAGTTAATAAATGCAGCGTGTTGTCAGGGGCAAAGTTAA